Genomic segment of Anaerobacillus alkaliphilus:
AAAAACGAATGAAATCTCCGAGCACTTCGGTGTAACTTCTGGTGCAGCAACAGGAATTGCAGATAAGTTGGAAAACCTGGGGCTAATTGAAAGGAAGCGAAGCATAGAAGACAGACGGATTGTGATTTCTACGTTAACAGCGAAAGGTCTTGACCTTGTGGAGGCAAAAAAAAGGGAGCATGTTCAATTATATGAGTATATACTCAACGATTTTTCGAACGAGGAAATCATCAAAACGATCCAGATGCTTAATAAGATTTCAGCAAAAATCGAGAGCTATCTAACAGAACAACATGAGGAGGACTAAAGTGGAGAAGTTAGATAAACGACAAAAAGTGTTTATCATGATTGCTGTCATGTCAGTGTTATTGTTCTCTGCCCTTAACATGACCATTGTGGGAACGTCACTACCGAAAATCGTATCAGCGATTGGTGGGCTTGATTATTATGAGTGGGTCTTCACGATCTACATGCTTACGTCCAGTATTACCGCCATTTTGGTAGGAAAGCTATCTGATATATATGGCAGGAAAGTGTTTTTATTATCTGGGATCATTATCTTTAGCTTAGGTTCCTTATTGAGTGGATTTTCATCAGACATCGTTCAGCTTATTACATTCCGAGGAATTCAAGGATTTGGCGGAGGAATGCTGATGAGCGTTTCATTTGCAACTGTAGGTGACTTATTTTCTCCAAGAGAGCGCGGGCGTTGGCAAGGTGCCTTAGGTGGGGTTTTCGGCTTGGCAAGCTTGCTAGGTCCAACCTTAGGCGGAATAATCGTAGATAACTTCCAGTGGTCATGGGTGTTCTGGGTATTCCTTCCGTTTGGGATCGTAGCTTTCCTCTTAATTGCAAAGCTTTACCCACAGCAAGCCACTCTTAAGGACGAGAAAATAGATTATCTAGGCTCACTTATTTTAACAATAGTGATTATAACATTGCTATTAGGTTTTTCTTGGGGAGAATCTTGGGGAGAAACCAAATATGCCTGGTCTTCACCTGAAATAATCGGTTTGTTCTCTGTTTCAGCCTTGTCTTTAGCTTTATTTCTTTATGTAGAGACGAAGGTGAAGAGCCCAGTGCTTCCCCTACATTTGTTTAAAAATAGTGTGTTTACAATTTCAAATGCCGTTGCCTTTCTTTTAGGAATGGGAATGTTTAGCGTCATTATGTATATTCCGTTCCATGTACAAGGGGTAGCAGGTCACTCTGCAACTGTATCAGGTTTAGTTGAAATGGCAATGACCATCTCCTTGGTTATTTCAAGTGCTATCGCTGGATTCCTGATTACTAAAACAGGAAAGCATAAAAAAATTGCACTAATTGGCTTAATAGTAATGGCATTTGGTCTTTACTTAATTACGTATCTAACGATAGAATCTACGTTGCTCCACGTGATTTTTATGCTAGGTGTCACAGGTCTTGGAATTGGTATTACGTTCCCAGTCTTTAACTTAACTGTTCAAAATGCAGTGAAACATAAATACTTAGGTGTTGCCACTGCAACGGCACAATTATTCCGTGAACTTGGCGGGACCATTGGAGTAGCATTTATGGGAGCAATATTGAGTAAGCGCATGAGCGATAAACTAAGTGAAATGGATTTACCAAATGGCAGCCCAGTTCCGACAGCAGGGGAGTCAGGGTTGGATTTTACTAGTATACAGGATCCTCAAATTTTAATGAACGCTGATGCATTAAGTGAAATTCGTAAGGAAATGCCTGAAGGAATGGTTGGCATGTTCGATTCTATTATTAAAGCGTTGCGAGAAGCATTGAGCTATTCTTTATCCGGTGTATTCATGTTTGCTATGATTGCTGTAGTTTTAACCGTCTTGTTAACTATTTTTCTTAAAGAACTCCCACTTCGTACTTCAAATCAGGAAGAAGATGAACACGAAGGAAAAGCAACAGAATAAGAATGGCTTGGAAAATGTGAGGCTGTCCGATTTATAAATAACACAGACAATCTTGATAAAACCAATAAAAATCAACACCTCTATTCATTTGGTTGGAAATAGTTGTTTCCATGATGTGAATAGAGGTGATAAAACCCTACTATAAAGGTTCCTTTCGTACTTTCTTGTGCTTTTAATTGTGATGGATGATAGGAAAATGCTTAACAAAGCTTAGCATTAAGTAGATAAATTAGGCTCGATAAATTACCTTAATCCTAGTGCGGCTTTGGCGACTTTAAAGTCATTTATATACTTCTGTTCTAAGTGGTCGTCTCTCAATTCTATCAATACCTTATATGTATTGGTAAGGCTGATGGTATCAATGTAGACACTCTCGATTTCTCTAATTCTTTTGGTTTCAGCAGCGGTTAATTTTCTGTCGCCTTCTTGAAAAGCTTTAAGCTTTATTTGATGTATTACACCATTCCATTTCTTTTCATAAATTTTGATTGTCACCTTTTCGTTATGGGTTAGGTCTCTGTCATGCTCTCTGGCTTTTTCAATGGTTTTGAAGATTTCATAAGTGTCTTGATACAGTAGGTTGTCGATTTCCAAGAGGATTTGTATTGTTTAGATAGAAAATTGCATAGATAATCACAAGTATACTTGCAACAATAAAGATAAGTTTTTTATGTAAAGATATCACCATGTTTGTATCCCCCCCTTTTAAAGACTATTTATGTACAAGTTATTGAGTTTATGTATATAATTTCCAAATAAGAAATGGTGTCTTTATGTGGGCAAGAAGGAGTGTTTTCTATTGTGAGAGAATTAGAATTGGTCTTAGATATTAAAGCTACGTTGGGCGAGGGGCCCTGTTGGGATAGTAAAAAACAATTATTATATTGGGTAGATATACTTGAAAAAAGGGTATACATTTTTAACCCAAGAACAAATGAAAATCGCTGCATTCAATTAAATCATTACGTTGGGGCAATCGTACCAAGAAATTCAGGTGGAGCTGTGTTGGCACTAGAAAAAGGTTTTTATTTTTTAGATACTCAGACAGAGACATTGTCACTGATAGATGAGCCTGAGAAGCATATAGTAAATAATCGATTTAATGATGGGAAATGTGATGCGAATGGGCGCTTTTGGGCAGGGACAATGGATAAATCCTATCATAAGGAACAAGGTGCACTTTATTGCTTGAATACGAATTTGGCTGTGAAAAAGCAGTTGAGTAAAGTTGGGTTATCAAATGGATTAGCGTGGTCTCCAGACAATAAGTTTTTTTATTACATAGATACCTTAACTCGAAAGGTAGTTTGTTTTGACTTTCATCTCAGTACAGGTGAAATTGAAAATCCGAGGGAGATTATTTACTTTCCAGAAGAAGAGGGAATGCCTGATGGAATGACGATTGATGAAGATGGAATGCTTTGGATTGCTCATTGGGGTGGCTCCAAGGTATCTAGATGGAACCCTAAAACAGGAGAACAATTAACAGCCATTGAAGTCCCAGCGCTAAATGTAACATCCTGTACATTTGGCGGAAAAGATTTAGATGAATTATATATAACGACTGCAAGATCAGGATTAAATGAAGATCAACTGAAGGAATACCCTTATTCAGGAGGGTTATTCAAGATAAAAACGGATGTAAAAGGGGTTCAGGCTTATCCATTTAAAGGATGAGGGAATTTGATGAAGGTAGAGCGATAGTCAAAAAAATCTCGCAAATGTTTGATTAATAGTTTAGATTATAAAATGCGTTCCTATATAAGGAACGTTTTTTTATATTTATTATCTATTTAAATGGAAATTAATGCTAATATAATATGGACAAGTTTAACTACTATATTGATGTATAAGGAGATTCTATGAATTCGTCTATATTGAAAAACCGTTCATTTCTTTCAACCTGGTTAGGAAATGGTATATCAGAACTAGGTGGTGCTTTTGGTACTTTTTGTAATTCGATATTAATCTACCAACTTACTGGTTCTACTCTCGCACTAGGGAGTATGTGGCTTTTGTATTTTCTTCCATCATTGGTTCTTCAACTTTTCATTGGCCCTTATATTGACCGGTGGAGTAGAAAGTGGATTATGGTACTCTCACAATGGACAAGGGGTGTCATATTTATCATCCCATTAGCTACATTACTATCAGGCAATTTAGAGGTTTGGCATATTTACGTTGTTCAGTGTGTAGTTGGTTTAATCACTCCATTATATGTACCTGCTAACCATGCCCTTACGCCTACGATAGTAGCAAAGGATCAATTACAGACAGCAAATGCTTATATTGATGGGACCGTACGAATAATGACCTTTTTATCTCCCATACTAGCTGGGATAGTCATTGAATACATTGGGGTTCCATTCACACTTACTCTTGTTAGTTCTTTCCTTATCATGAGTGGTTTTACTTTGCTTTTTATTCAAGAACAGAGAATTAAACTAGAAGTAAGAAAAACATGGGTAGCAGATTTTTCAGAAGGGATATCTTTTTTCTTTACTCAAAAAATTATTGTGTGGTTAGGTGTCTTCTTAGCATTTGTTCAATTTGGAGTAGGTGTGACCATGGTTACAACTCTTCCATACATTACGGAGGAATTGGGAGGGACTTATGCCGATTATGGGTACTTTATGGCGGGCTTTCCGGTTGGATACATAATAGGTGCTTTACTAGTATCAAAAATAAAGTACAAAAGTCGTAGATTACTCATGCTAGGTTCCCTTTTCATCGGAGGCATTACCTTCATTGCACTTTGTTTTAACTATAGTATCCCTTTAGCTATTTCAACAGAAATTATTGGCGGAATAGTCATGGCTATTTTTAGTATCCATAATACAACGATCTGCCAAAAAGTTGTACCAAATCACCTCATGGGAAAAGTGTTTTCAGTCCGTCTGCTTATTATCAGAGGAGCTATGCCACTGGGAGTGCTAACTGGAGGTGTCTTAAGTGAAATGTTTGGTGTGAGACCGCTGTATCTGTTGATTGGTTTATTAATTAGTCTTGTTTCGTTAATAGGAATATGTTTACCTTATTTTAAATTCATTGATGAGAAAGGTAGTCCAGATAAAATTGCTTCCTAGGGTCTGCACTGATATCGCCGATTGGTTTGAGGATAACCAGTCGGCTTTTTATGTTAAAAATGAATGGCAAGCACCATAACTGATAGGCGCCTGTATATATAGTTATAGGATTGGAGGGATAAAATGAGCGTACCAGTAGGAAAAGTTTATGTTGTCGATCCTTCTCCTTTAAATTGGCTTTTTGTACTCTTTCATACTATGGAGGAACTAGTAAGAGCTGATCGCGAAGGGTATGTAACACCGTCGTTGGCAAGTGAGTTTACTTGGATCAACGAAACGACATTAGAAGTAAAGCTTCGTAAAGGGGTTACGTTCCATAATGGTGAGGTTTTTAATGCGGATAGCTTTGTAAGAAGTTTTTCTGAGGAACAGCGGTGGTTTGCGCCACATCCGCCTGGAACGTGGATGAACCTTCCACGGGAAACAACTGTAGATGTTGTTGACGATTATACCGTTCGCTTTCTGTTTCCAAAGGCAGATGGATTAGCGCTAGTGAAGTTAAGGGCTGTTCATATGGGGAATGAGTTATTTTGGCAGAGTCTAGGGTTTGGCTATGCGCGAGAAGGTAGTGGGGAAGGTCGTTGGTGAATTCTTGATGCACCAGGTCGGTGGGGCACCGGACCGTTTATTTTGCAAAAAGGATATTCATCATTAGAAAATAAGCAAGCGATTATTAAGAAAGAGCCGTTTGAGGCAACTTGGATTACTGTTGAAGAGCTTCGTGCTCCGATGGTTCAGTTGCAGGCAAATAAAGATTATTGGAATAAACCAAGAGGGCCAAAACTTTCCGAGGTAATCTTTCGGAATGATCTTAGTAAGCAAGAAGCACTTTTGCTTTGTATAAACACGGAGGGACAAGTCGATATTGTCACAATGATTGAACCGAAACAAGCAGCGGCAGTAATTGATTCGCCGTATGCGAACCTAGTTCAGGTGAATACAGACCGTGTTTTTGCTGGGGTGTTTAACAGATTTCAGCCTGATGTACCGTTTAATGACCGAAGAGTAAGAGAAGCGTTTAACATGGCTATCAATCAATCGAGAGTCGCCCGGCAAGGCTTTCTTGGCTACGCAACACCAATTCCAAGCTTGGTACCACCATGGTCTAAAGAGATGCCAGAAGATGTGACACCAATACCTTACAACCCTAGTCGAGCAAAAGAATTACTTCGTGAAGTGGGCTGGCCTGAAGATCGTGAATTCGTGATCGCTGTGCTAAAAATGTACGAAGATGCAGCGAAAGTGATTGCAGAGGAAATTGAAACGGTTCTTTCATTAAAAGTCAGGGTAATTGTCATTGAGGAAACAGAAGAGCACAAATGGCGCAAAGCAATCGCTGAAAAAAGAAGAATACCTAAGATTGATTTGCTATTAGTTGACGTGTTTGCCTTATTTACAGAAGGAATTCCTGCATTTATTCACCGCGAATTTTTTGGTGAGAATGGAGCATTAAGATTAGGCCCAGAACTAGAAGAGTTTAATAGATTGTTTGTGGCATATAGTAGTGAAATTAATGATCTGAGAAAAGTAGAATTAGCAAAAGAAATTGATCGTTTTGTTTATAAGGAAGCGTTAGGGTTATTTCTATGTTGCCCGCAGGATTTATACGCGGTAAACCGGCACGTTCAATTTCGTGCTTCACGCAGCACATTTGAACTTACCGAAACCGAAGTGACAAAGGACCACTGGTCGAGACGATTATGATAGAAATTGGTATACGACAGAAAATCGTATACTTTTTTAATTGGGAGAAGTTTGGCGGACACCAGTGCCGTTATTTTGAGAAAAAACTAGTTTTTTTCGATTTCGCGGACAGAGAGGACGTTATTTTGCTTGATTATGCCTCATTTTCATAGATTTTGGGCAAATAACGTCCCTGGTGGCCGCGAAATTTCCGAAAAGGCGTTATTTGCTAAAATAGCGTCCTCTCTGTCCTCTAACTGAAAACAGCCTAAAGTTTCTCTTGAAAATTTGGCTAAATTTGGTTTATTCTATGGTGGAATGTCTGTTCTAATTGGAGGGATGAAAGGTATGTGGAAAAAAATCGAGTGCGTCGCAATCTATACCGATGATCTGGAAAATTCGGTAGCATTCTACCAGTCGTTAGGTCTAACTAAAGCTTGGGAAACGTACCAAGATGAGGGCAAGCAATGGAAGTTCGTAGGTATGAGGTTTCCTGACGGAGACTCAGAATTAGTCTTGAAGAATAACCCGAATTTGAACTTTGCTGAAACCGAAATTGTTGTTGAAGATGTCAGGGAAACCTATGAGATTCTAAAAGCTAATCCTGAAGTTGAGTGGATCCGCCCACCATTCCCGAATGCCTTAGGTGGTCATGTAGCGGTTATGCAAGCACCAGATAAGAATGTTTTTGTTCTGGTAGGAAAATAGCCATGCCTACATATAACAAACTAGTAAGGGATTTAATTCCTAGCATTATTGAAAATACAGGAAAAAACTATCATACTCGTACATTAGATACGGCTGAATATAAAGTAGAATTGGTAAAAAAACTATCTGAGGAAATGAATGAATTTTTACAAGCGACAAATGACAGTGAGGCTATTGAGGAATTAGCAGATATGCTTGAAGTTATTCATGCCTTAACACATATTCACCACTCCAACCCAAACCAATTAGAAGAAATAAGAAAAAACAAAGCAGTACAACGTGGCGGATTTGAAAAACAAATATTTTTGATAGATGTAGAGGACTAAAAGATGAAACCGACATTGCGAGCGGAGGCAATCATTTGGGATAAAGCGAAGAGGCTAGTTCTTGTTCAATGTGATAGAGATGAAAGCTTCTATCGACTTCCGGGTGGGAGTGTTGAATTTTTAGAAACAGCTGCTGAGGCGATTAAGAGGGAGCTGGTAGAAGAGTACAACATCAGTTCAACAGTAGAAAAACTAGCGATTGTTAACGAGAGCATTGTTGAGGTAGACGGTGAACAGATTCATCAATGCACGCTCATTCACTGGTGTACAATCACAGACGGGGACAAAGTCTACATTCATAATGAAGATCCAAATATAATACTTGTTTGGCGTACCATTGAGCAATTACAACAGACGCCTACCTATCCAGAAGGAATTGTTGATGTGTTTACTTCTGACACTACTCATATTTCGCATCTTGTTGTTAGGAAAAAATATCAATAACCCTGCCAATTTCTCAGGGTTATTTTTACCAATCAAACCATTATTCCACCGTTAGGATGAAGTGTTTGACCGGTCATATAGCTTGAATCAGAAGAAGCTAGGAAGACAAAGTTTGTAGCAACTTCAAACGGCTGACCAGGACGCTTGAGAGGTGTAGTATCGACGCCAAAAGTTTTTACATCTTCTGCGGAAAAGGAAGATGGGATTAGAGGTGTCCAAATAGGGCCAGGGGCCACACCGTTGACACGGATACCTTGATCGGCTAGAGAAAGTGCGAGTGATTTGGTAAATGTAAGGATTGCGCCTTTGCTAGCGGAATAATCGATCATTTCTTTGTATCCCTCAAATGCGGTAACTGAAGTTGTGTTAATGATTGTGCTCCCCCTTTGTAAGTATGGTAGTGCAGCTTTCGTCATAAAGAAAAAAGCATAAATGTTGGTACGAAAAGTTAGATCTAACTGCTCGGCAGTAATATCTAAAATACTATGTTGAACATACTGAACTGCGTGGTTGTTAACGAGAATATCAATTTTGCCAAAGTGACGAATTGCTTCTTGAACTACTGTATGTGACATTGTTTCATCTTGCAAGTCACCAGGTACAAGTAGACATCTTCTTCCAAGTTGTTCGACCCGTTGCTTTGTTTCTGTGGCATCCTCATGTTCATTAAGGTACGAAACAACAATGTCTGCGCCTTCTTTTGCAAACGCATAGGCAACTGCACGGCCAATCCCGCTATCTCCGCCAGTAATAATGGCTACTTTGTCTTGTAACTTTCTACTACCGATGTAATGAGGATTTTCGGAAAGAGGCCTAGGGACCATCTTATATTCAAAGCCTGGATGGTGGTCTTGATGTTGAGGTGGAAAAGCAAGTGGTACATCTTCACACTTTCTTTCTTTTCCCCAGTAATCATAAACAGGATACATAACCATGCTCCTTTCGAAACGCGTCTTAATTTCAACTAAACCTAAACTTAATTGTATTCATGTGTAATAAAAATAGAAGTTGTCCCATACAATTGAGTTATAACTTACATTAAATACTTGTTGCGACAAGTAACTGATTGATATAAATTATAGAATAGAAGTTAAATTTCGTGTGAGAGAAGGAATATACTTGAAACGCAAAACCTATCTTTTTATGATTCTTATTTTAGTTTTCCTTTCAGGGTGTGGTTCTAAAATTAATGAACCTATTACTCTAATGAACCAAGATAACCAAGAAGTTAGCTTTCCACAGGATAAACCAACTTTATTCTTCTTTTTAACTACTTACACCTGAGGTTTTTGTCAACAGCAACTAGTTAAGTTGCATGAAAACCTAGGGTTGTTAGAAGGGTTAGACGTCAATACGTATATTATTAGTAGCGATACACCAGAAGAACAATACGAGTTATATCGTGCACTAGAGGAAAAGTTTGGGGAAAGTCTTCCTTTTGTATCAGACCCAGACCTGAAG
This window contains:
- a CDS encoding ABC transporter substrate-binding protein, with the protein product MSVPVGKVYVVDPSPLNWLFVLFHTMEELVRADREGYVTPSLASEFTWINETTLEVKLRKGVTFHNGEVFNADSFVRSFSEEQRWFAPHPPGTWMNLPRETTVDVVDDYTVRFLFPKADGLALVKLRAVHMGNELFWQSLGFGYAREGSGEGRW
- a CDS encoding ABC transporter substrate-binding protein, whose product is MQKGYSSLENKQAIIKKEPFEATWITVEELRAPMVQLQANKDYWNKPRGPKLSEVIFRNDLSKQEALLLCINTEGQVDIVTMIEPKQAAAVIDSPYANLVQVNTDRVFAGVFNRFQPDVPFNDRRVREAFNMAINQSRVARQGFLGYATPIPSLVPPWSKEMPEDVTPIPYNPSRAKELLREVGWPEDREFVIAVLKMYEDAAKVIAEEIETVLSLKVRVIVIEETEEHKWRKAIAEKRRIPKIDLLLVDVFALFTEGIPAFIHREFFGENGALRLGPELEEFNRLFVAYSSEINDLRKVELAKEIDRFVYKEALGLFLCCPQDLYAVNRHVQFRASRSTFELTETEVTKDHWSRRL
- a CDS encoding MDR family MFS transporter codes for the protein MEKLDKRQKVFIMIAVMSVLLFSALNMTIVGTSLPKIVSAIGGLDYYEWVFTIYMLTSSITAILVGKLSDIYGRKVFLLSGIIIFSLGSLLSGFSSDIVQLITFRGIQGFGGGMLMSVSFATVGDLFSPRERGRWQGALGGVFGLASLLGPTLGGIIVDNFQWSWVFWVFLPFGIVAFLLIAKLYPQQATLKDEKIDYLGSLILTIVIITLLLGFSWGESWGETKYAWSSPEIIGLFSVSALSLALFLYVETKVKSPVLPLHLFKNSVFTISNAVAFLLGMGMFSVIMYIPFHVQGVAGHSATVSGLVEMAMTISLVISSAIAGFLITKTGKHKKIALIGLIVMAFGLYLITYLTIESTLLHVIFMLGVTGLGIGITFPVFNLTVQNAVKHKYLGVATATAQLFRELGGTIGVAFMGAILSKRMSDKLSEMDLPNGSPVPTAGESGLDFTSIQDPQILMNADALSEIRKEMPEGMVGMFDSIIKALREALSYSLSGVFMFAMIAVVLTVLLTIFLKELPLRTSNQEEDEHEGKATE
- a CDS encoding MFS transporter, whose protein sequence is MNSSILKNRSFLSTWLGNGISELGGAFGTFCNSILIYQLTGSTLALGSMWLLYFLPSLVLQLFIGPYIDRWSRKWIMVLSQWTRGVIFIIPLATLLSGNLEVWHIYVVQCVVGLITPLYVPANHALTPTIVAKDQLQTANAYIDGTVRIMTFLSPILAGIVIEYIGVPFTLTLVSSFLIMSGFTLLFIQEQRIKLEVRKTWVADFSEGISFFFTQKIIVWLGVFLAFVQFGVGVTMVTTLPYITEELGGTYADYGYFMAGFPVGYIIGALLVSKIKYKSRRLLMLGSLFIGGITFIALCFNYSIPLAISTEIIGGIVMAIFSIHNTTICQKVVPNHLMGKVFSVRLLIIRGAMPLGVLTGGVLSEMFGVRPLYLLIGLLISLVSLIGICLPYFKFIDEKGSPDKIAS
- a CDS encoding nucleoside triphosphate pyrophosphohydrolase, whose product is MPTYNKLVRDLIPSIIENTGKNYHTRTLDTAEYKVELVKKLSEEMNEFLQATNDSEAIEELADMLEVIHALTHIHHSNPNQLEEIRKNKAVQRGGFEKQIFLIDVED
- a CDS encoding VOC family protein, with translation MWKKIECVAIYTDDLENSVAFYQSLGLTKAWETYQDEGKQWKFVGMRFPDGDSELVLKNNPNLNFAETEIVVEDVRETYEILKANPEVEWIRPPFPNALGGHVAVMQAPDKNVFVLVGK
- a CDS encoding MarR family winged helix-turn-helix transcriptional regulator — translated: MNIFEELLISLKRASEVSISVMRPRDTGEVNHGLMILLFMIYSKGQIKTNEISEHFGVTSGAATGIADKLENLGLIERKRSIEDRRIVISTLTAKGLDLVEAKKREHVQLYEYILNDFSNEEIIKTIQMLNKISAKIESYLTEQHEED
- a CDS encoding SMP-30/gluconolactonase/LRE family protein, which translates into the protein MVRELELVLDIKATLGEGPCWDSKKQLLYWVDILEKRVYIFNPRTNENRCIQLNHYVGAIVPRNSGGAVLALEKGFYFLDTQTETLSLIDEPEKHIVNNRFNDGKCDANGRFWAGTMDKSYHKEQGALYCLNTNLAVKKQLSKVGLSNGLAWSPDNKFFYYIDTLTRKVVCFDFHLSTGEIENPREIIYFPEEEGMPDGMTIDEDGMLWIAHWGGSKVSRWNPKTGEQLTAIEVPALNVTSCTFGGKDLDELYITTARSGLNEDQLKEYPYSGGLFKIKTDVKGVQAYPFKG
- a CDS encoding SDR family oxidoreductase, yielding MYPVYDYWGKERKCEDVPLAFPPQHQDHHPGFEYKMVPRPLSENPHYIGSRKLQDKVAIITGGDSGIGRAVAYAFAKEGADIVVSYLNEHEDATETKQRVEQLGRRCLLVPGDLQDETMSHTVVQEAIRHFGKIDILVNNHAVQYVQHSILDITAEQLDLTFRTNIYAFFFMTKAALPYLQRGSTIINTTSVTAFEGYKEMIDYSASKGAILTFTKSLALSLADQGIRVNGVAPGPIWTPLIPSSFSAEDVKTFGVDTTPLKRPGQPFEVATNFVFLASSDSSYMTGQTLHPNGGIMV
- a CDS encoding NUDIX domain-containing protein encodes the protein MKPTLRAEAIIWDKAKRLVLVQCDRDESFYRLPGGSVEFLETAAEAIKRELVEEYNISSTVEKLAIVNESIVEVDGEQIHQCTLIHWCTITDGDKVYIHNEDPNIILVWRTIEQLQQTPTYPEGIVDVFTSDTTHISHLVVRKKYQ